In Betta splendens chromosome 19, fBetSpl5.4, whole genome shotgun sequence, the following proteins share a genomic window:
- the lgi1b gene encoding leucine-rich glioma-inactivated protein 1b has translation MGHPGWRGRTLVLWVAAVCLVSADGRRVRQPRCPPGCTCTKDNALCENVRSVPHSFPSDVVSLSFVKTGFNEIIGGSFVHTPALQLLLFTANSFDLIDEDAFLGLPHLEYLFIENNKIASISPFAFRGLKALIHLSLAYNNLETLPKDVFSGMDALTKVDLRGNNLVCDCKLKWLVEWMHSTNATLDQIHCSGPPSHQGRKINDLLPHSFDCITAEFASYQSLKFESISVEAFTFGMDQFVVFAQPFAGTCNFLEWDHVEMTFRTYDTIESTSTVVCKPMVINSHLFVIVAQLFGGSHIYKRDTSANKFIKIQDIDILKIRKPNDIETFMVDGESFFVIADSSKAGSTTVYKWNGNGFYSHQSLHPWYRDTDVEYLEISNKPHLILSSSSQRPVVYQWNRLQKQFDRRTDVPDMEDVLSVKHFRVKGDLFICLTRFIGDSKVMRWDGAMFKEAQTFPSRGSMVFQPVSIGNWQYAILGSDYSLTQVYQWDSKRGQFVPSQELNIQAPRAFSRVSIDDREFLLASSFKGKTQIYEHLMIDLSI, from the exons ATGGGACACCCGGGATGGAGAGGACGGACGCTCGTGCTGTGGGTCGCCGCCGTCTGCCTGGTATCAGCGGACGGACGGAGAGTGAGGCAGCCCAGATGCCCCCCTGGATGTACCTGCACCAAAGATAATGCCCTGTGCGAGAACGTCCGATCTGTGCCCCACAGCTTCCCCTCCGACGTCGTCTCACT ATCCTTTGTCAAGACTGGCTTTAACGAAATCATCGGGGGAAGCTTTGTTCACACGCCTGCCCTGCAACTGCT ATTGTTCACAGCAAACTCATTTGACCTAATTGACGAAGATGCATTTTTGGGTTTACCACATCTTGAATATCT atttATTGAAAATAACAAGATTGCATCCATTTCTCCATTTGCTTTCCGGGGCCTTAAAGCACTGATACATCT GAGTCTGGCTTACAACAACCTTGAAACTCTCCCCAAAGATGTTTTCAGTGGCATGGACGCTTTGACCAAAGT GGATCTCCGAGGCAACAACCTGGTATGTGACTGTAAGCTGAAGTGGCTGGTGGAATGGATGCACAGCACGAACGCCACCCTGGACCAGATCCACTGCAGCGGTCCACCCAGCCACCAGGGGAGGAAAATCAATGACCTGCTGCCACACTCCTTTGACTGCATCACAGCAG AGTTTGCCTCCTATCAGTCGCTGAAGTTCGAGTCTATTTCGGTGGAGGCCTTCACCTTTGGCATGGATCAGTTCGTCGTGTTTGCCCAACCTTTTGCTGGAACGTGCAACTTCCTGGAATGGGATCACGTCGAGATGACCTTCAGGACCTACGACACCATTGAAA gCACCTCCACTGTGGTCTGCAAGCCGATGGTGATCAACAGCCACCTCTTTGTGATCGTGGCGCAGCTGTTCGGGGGCTCACACATTTACAAGCGCGACACCTCGGCCAACAAGTTCATCAAGATCCAGGACATCGACATCCTGAAAATACGCAAACCTAATGACATTGAGACGTTTATGGTCGATGGGGAGTCATTCTTCGTGATCGCTGACAGCTCTAAG GCCGGCTCCACGACGGTGTACAAATGGAACGGCAACGGCTTCTACTCCCACCAGTCGCTCCACCCCTGGTACCGGGACACGGACGTCGAATACCTGGAGATCTCCAACAAGCCGCACCTGATCctgtccagcagctcccagaGGCCTGTTGTGTATCAGTGGAACAGGCTCCAGAAGCAGTTCGACCGCAGGACCGACGTCCCAGACATGGAGGACGTCTTGTCTGTGAAGCACTTCCGCGTCAAAG gTGACCTGTTTATATGCTTGACAAGATTCATTGGGGACTCCAAGGTGATGCGCTGGGACGGTGCCATGTTCAAGGAGGCCCAGACATTTCCGTCCCGCGGCTCCATGGTGTTCCAGCCCGTCTCCATCGGCAACTGGCAGTACGCCATCTTGGGCAGCGATTACTCTCTGACGCAGGTCTACCAGTGGGACAGCAAGAGGGGCCAGTTTGTCCCATCCCAGGAGCTGAATATCCAGGCGCCTCGGGCATTTTCCCGCGTCTCCATTGACGACCGGGAGTTCCTGCTCGCATCCAGCTTCAAGGGGAAAACACAGATATATGAGCACCTTATGATCGATCTGAGCATCTAA